In the genome of Bradysia coprophila strain Holo2 unplaced genomic scaffold, BU_Bcop_v1 contig_232, whole genome shotgun sequence, one region contains:
- the LOC119075796 gene encoding pinin, whose translation MATDILTSFDSIEEKLLQAKSNLKGLNENIRRIIGREPADNQLRGDRKKNPNSNDQRRGDRGDFNQDSRNRRDSPPPAKRRLINFNSETKSVFSRLSGPPGRNDDDVKPKINSRVIRELPTREEIVNAQGSDAASRARNRRMFGSLLGTLQKFCQEESRLKPKEEKKAQIEKKLEDQQLRERETMKKERQDLFMNRKRQQMEIKMLETKMMRLKELAMWEESKKPLSNFIRTKARPRVYYLPKVLDKKSEKKLAECRSSLDKSIAKKRSEVHEEIAVIESRFAASRTQDNNGLTEEQKHNETTPTKHNRRSSHDDDDNDSNYNSDDDLMVHPNDESNLAPDISIVKKEQDNSAESRKSITNDNANLSDDITPLVQPKTEKSQEITIRNEEESGGTVED comes from the exons ATGGCCACCGATATTTTAACCAGTTTCGATTCAATCGAAGAGAAATTGCTCCAAGCAAAGTCCAATTTAAAAGGtctgaacgaaaatatccGACGAATAATTGGACGCGAACCAGCCGACAATCAATTAAG AGGTGACAGGAAAAAGAATCCAAACAGCAACGATCAACGGCGCGGTGACCGAGGTGATTTCAACCAAGATTCACGAAATCGACGAGACAGTCCGCCTCCAGCCAAACGACGATTAATCAACTTCAATTCGGAAACGAAATCAGTGTTCAGTCGATTGTCGGGACCGCCTGGCCGTAACGATGACGATGTCAAACCGAAAATCAATTCCCGTGTCATACGAGAACTGCCGACCCGCGAAGAAATTGTCAATGCACAGGGAAGCGATGCAGCGTCTCGAGCCCGAAATCGGCGAATGTTCGGCTCGCTGTTGGGCACGTTGCAAAAGTTCTGCCAGGAGGAGTCACGGCTGAAGCCGAAGGAGGAGAAGAAGGCGCAAATCGAGAAGAAGCTCGAGGATCAACAGCTACGCGAACGGGAAACGATGAAAAAGGAACGACAGGACCTGTTTATGAACCGGAAGCGACAACAAATGGAAATCAAAATGCTGGAAACGAAGATGATGCGATTGAAGGAGCTGGCCATGTGGGAAGAGTCCAAGAAACCGCTGTCCAATTTCATCCGTACGAAAGCCCGGCCGAGAGTCTACTATCTGCCCAAAGTTCTGgataaaaaatcggaaaagaAACTGGCCGAATGTCGCTCCAGTTTAGACA AATCCATAGCAAAGAAACGTAGCGAAGTCCATGAGGAAATTGCCGTCATCGAGAGTCGGTTCGCTGCGTCACGAACACAAGACAACAACGGTTTGACGGAGGAACAGAAACACAACGAAACGACGCCCACCAAACACAATCGCCGATCTTCACACGATGATGACGACAATGACAGCAATTACAATTCGGACGACGATTTGATGGTGCATCCGAACGATGAGAGTAATCTGGCGCCGGATATTTCGATTGTTAAAAAGGAGCAAG ACAATTCCGCAGAGAGCCGAAAATCAATCACCAACGACAATGCAAATCTGTCCGACGATATAACGCCGCTGGTTCAACCGAAAACGGAAAAGTCGCAAGAGATCACCATTCGAAACGAAGAGGAGAGCGGTGGCACAGTCGAGGATTGA
- the LOC119075756 gene encoding pyridoxal phosphate homeostasis protein → MFRNMAQIDIKLGVQSILLRVNEAFATRNGAIKTKKPILVAVSKTKPAEAILEAYETGQRDFGENYVNELKEKGANPTILENCKNIRWHFIGHLQSSNVNKVLKTPGIYMIETIDSEKLATTVNNSWEKITQPNKEPLKVLVQVNTSSEDAKNGVDPSNVVPLCKYIRDTCTNLRLEGLMTIGKFGHDYTTGPNPDFVSLMKCHSDVCQAFGLNEADVEVSMGMSDDFDEAIKMGSTIVRVGSSIFGYRQKKEN, encoded by the exons ATGTTTAGAAACATGGCTCAAATCGATATTAAACTCGGAGTGCAATCAATACTGTTACGAGTGAATGAGGCATTTGCTACCAGAAATGGG GcaatcaaaacgaaaaagcCAATTCTGGTAGCAGTCAGCAAAACAAAACCAGCCGAAGCGATACTCGAAGCATACGAAACGGGCCAGAGAGATTTCGGCGAAAATTATGTGAATGAGCTGAAAGAGAAGGGAGCCAATCCGACGATACTGGAGAATTGCAAAAACATTCGCTGGCACTTCATCGGACACTTACAGTCGAGTAATGTGAATAAA GTTCTCAAAACGCCGGGTATTTACATGATCGAAACAATCGACAGCGAGAAGCTGGCGACAACGGTCAACAATTCGTGGGAGAAAATCACCCAGCCAAATAAGGAGCCGTTGAAGGTGCTCGTTCAAGTGAACACTAGCAGTGAAGACG CGAAAAATGGCGTTGATCCGTCAAATGTGGTGCCGCTGTGCAAGTACATCCGTGATACGTGCACCAATTTGCGATTGGAGGGTCTGATGACAATTGGAAAATTCGGTCACGATTACACCACCGGACCGAATCCGGATTTCGTCAGTTTGATGAAGTGTCACAGTGATGTGTGCCAAGCATTCGGTTTGAATGAGGCTGATGTCGAGGTTTCGATGGGAATGTCCGACGATTTCGATGAGGCG ATCAAAATGGGTAGCACAATTGTACGCGTCGGCAGTTCAATATTTGGATACAGACAGAAGAAGGAGAACTGA